A genomic stretch from Neodiprion fabricii isolate iyNeoFabr1 chromosome 3, iyNeoFabr1.1, whole genome shotgun sequence includes:
- the LOC124177958 gene encoding serine/threonine-protein phosphatase PGAM5, mitochondrial-like isoform X2, translating into MPGLTKFQKYAISGLGVVGGAALLYYNVYGGGESMHVLNSWTTNFTPSVQWEHNWDRREPKSLVKPVKINSESDENRYNEDLASQKVTATRNLFLIRHGQYNTNGKTDCERILTNLGRIQAESTGSRLVELNYPYTLIVRSTMSRAQETSKIIEKNFPEVPTKDDSLLEEGAPIPPEPPVGHWKPENYFFQDGARIEAAFRRYFHRADPKQTQDSYTVLVCHANVIRYFVCRALQFPPEAWLRLSLNHASITWIRISPSGRVTLRCLGDTGHMLPQNVTAN; encoded by the exons ATGCCAGGattaacgaaatttcaaaaatatgccATCTCCGGACTCGGCGTTGTCGGCGGAGCTGCACTGCTTTATTACAATGTTTACGGCGGCGGTGAATCTATGCATGTGCTTAACTCCTGGACCACGAATTTCACTCCATCTGTACAATGGGAGCACAATTGGGATAG ACGTGAGCCAAAGTCCTTGGTCAAACCTGTCAAGATCAACTCTGAATCTGATGAGAATAGGTACAATGAAGATCTGGCTTCGCAAAAAGTGACCGCTACACGTAATTTGTTCCTTATACGACATGGACAGTACAATACAAATGGGAAGACCGACTGTGAGAGAATTCTTACCAATCTCG GCAGAATACAGGCAGAATCTACTGGCTCACGCCTCGTTGAATTGAACTACCCTTACACGCTGATCGTCAGATCGACGATGAGTCGGGCGCAAGAGACGTCtaaaattatagaaaagaattttcccGAAGTTCCTACAAAAGACGACAGTCTTCTGGAAGAAGGAGCGCCTATTCCTCCCGAACCACCAGTTGGTCATTGGAAACCTGAAAATTAT TTCTTTCAAGATGGAGCTAGAATAGAAGCCGCATTCAGGAGATACTTTCACAGGGCAGATCCTAAGCAGACGCAAGATTCCTATACCGTACTCGTTTGTCACGCAAACGTGATAAGATACTTCGTCTGCAG AGCTCTGCAATTTCCGCCAGAAGCTTGGCTACGTTTGTCATTGAATCACGCAAGTATTACTTGGATTAGAATATCTCCTTCTGGTAGAGTTACTCTGCGTTGTTTAGGCGACACTGGGCATATGTTACCTCAAAACGTTACTGCCAACTAA
- the LOC124177958 gene encoding serine/threonine-protein phosphatase PGAM5, mitochondrial-like isoform X1, whose product MPGLTKFQKYAISGLGVVGGAALLYYNVYGGGESMHVLNSWTTNFTPSVQWEHNWDRREPKSLVKPVKINSESDENRYNEDLASQKVTATRNLFLIRHGQYNTNGKTDCERILTNLGRIQAESTGSRLVELNYPYTLIVRSTMSRAQETSKIIEKNFPEVPTKDDSLLEEGAPIPPEPPVGHWKPENYQFFQDGARIEAAFRRYFHRADPKQTQDSYTVLVCHANVIRYFVCRALQFPPEAWLRLSLNHASITWIRISPSGRVTLRCLGDTGHMLPQNVTAN is encoded by the exons ATGCCAGGattaacgaaatttcaaaaatatgccATCTCCGGACTCGGCGTTGTCGGCGGAGCTGCACTGCTTTATTACAATGTTTACGGCGGCGGTGAATCTATGCATGTGCTTAACTCCTGGACCACGAATTTCACTCCATCTGTACAATGGGAGCACAATTGGGATAG ACGTGAGCCAAAGTCCTTGGTCAAACCTGTCAAGATCAACTCTGAATCTGATGAGAATAGGTACAATGAAGATCTGGCTTCGCAAAAAGTGACCGCTACACGTAATTTGTTCCTTATACGACATGGACAGTACAATACAAATGGGAAGACCGACTGTGAGAGAATTCTTACCAATCTCG GCAGAATACAGGCAGAATCTACTGGCTCACGCCTCGTTGAATTGAACTACCCTTACACGCTGATCGTCAGATCGACGATGAGTCGGGCGCAAGAGACGTCtaaaattatagaaaagaattttcccGAAGTTCCTACAAAAGACGACAGTCTTCTGGAAGAAGGAGCGCCTATTCCTCCCGAACCACCAGTTGGTCATTGGAAACCTGAAAATTAT CAGTTCTTTCAAGATGGAGCTAGAATAGAAGCCGCATTCAGGAGATACTTTCACAGGGCAGATCCTAAGCAGACGCAAGATTCCTATACCGTACTCGTTTGTCACGCAAACGTGATAAGATACTTCGTCTGCAG AGCTCTGCAATTTCCGCCAGAAGCTTGGCTACGTTTGTCATTGAATCACGCAAGTATTACTTGGATTAGAATATCTCCTTCTGGTAGAGTTACTCTGCGTTGTTTAGGCGACACTGGGCATATGTTACCTCAAAACGTTACTGCCAACTAA